The following is a genomic window from Parabacteroides johnsonii DSM 18315.
TTGCCATATTCTTGTTCTTAAAAGAAGAGGATGCCTTGTTTGACGAGACATCCTCTTATATGATTATAATAATGTATATGCGTTATTTGTTCAATGCAGAAGCACGGGTGATATATTTGTCGATATCGGAAGCTTCCATTGAATTGAAATATTTTTCCTTGATCGTAGTGTATGCTTTAACTGCATCGCCATACTGTTTCAGGCTTTCGTAAGCGATACCGGCTTTCTTCAGATAAGTCGGGCTGATCACTTCGTTGCTTGCCTGCTTGGCCGCTTTTTCGAAATAGCTGATACCTTCTTTTACATTGCCCATATTTACGTAGCAGTCACCAATCAGGCCCGTGATAGCCGGAGAGATCATGTCGTCGCTACCGCTGAAAGATTTCAGAAGGTCCAATGCTTTTTCGTTTTCACCCATCTTGAAATAGCAGATACCGGCATAAGCCTTTGCCAGGTTACCGGCTGATGTGCTTCCGTATTGATCGATGATAGCTTCGAATCCTTCATAATCCGCACCGTTTCCGTTCAATGCCAGGTTGAAAGAATCTTTGGCAAAATATTGTTCGCCTTTGAACATAGCTGCTGCGGCTTTTTTCTCTTGCGGAATTAAATATCCGTGCTTGATACCCAAAACAGCTCCAACAACGAGAGCGAGTGCTATAATACCATAAATGATTTTCTTTGAATTGTTTTCAATGAACTGTTCCGATCTCGAAACAATTTCTTCGACCTCTAACTCCTTGTTGGTGTCTTTTTCCTTAGTAGCCATAATGTTTTATAGTTGTTATTATTTTATCACTGTTTTATGCCTGTGGCAATTCAAGTCGCAAAAGTAGTTTTTTTTACTGAGAAAATCTATACTTAGAAGTATATTTTTTAATTTTGTGCGACTAATATAGTGCGGATGATACTTAAAAAGCTTTCTATACTCAATTATAAAAACATTCTTCAGGCAGAAGTTTCTTTCTCTCCCGATATAAATTGTTTTTTCGGGAATAACGGAATGGGGAAGACCAATCTGCTGGATGCCGTTCATTATCTCTCTTTTTGTAAGAGCCATATCAACACGCCCGATTCCCAGTTGATCAACAACGGACAGGATATGTGTGTGTTGCAGGGTAACTATGACTATGAGGGACGTGAAGAGGAGATCTTTTGTGCCATCCGCCGCCGGCAGCGGAAACAGTTCAAGCGGAATAAGAAAGAGTACGACAAACTGTCGGAGCATATCGGTCTGTTGCCATTGGTGATGGTTTCTCCTGCCGATTCGGAACTGATACAGGGCGGGAGCGAAGAGCGCCGCCGCTTTCTCGATGTGATTATTTCGCAGCAGGACAAACCCTACCTGCATGCACTGATACAATATAATAAAGCTTTGCTCCAGCGGAATTCGCTGTTGAAGGACCAGTGTACCGACGCTTCCCTCTATGAAGTGCTGGAAATGCAACTGGATATGTACGGCCGGATGGTGTATGAGAAGCGGCAGATGCTGGTCAACGATTTCATCCCGATCTTCAACGAGTATTACCAGACGATTTGCCGTTCGACCGAACAGGTCGGTTTGCGGTATATTTCCCAGCTAGAGAAAGGGAATCTGTCGGATATGTTGGCTGCCAACCGGGAACGCGACCGCATACTCGGTTATACCTCGACCGGTATTCACAAGGACGAACTGGAGATGACGCTGAATGACTACCTGATCCGCCGTGTCGGTTCGCAGGGGCAGAACAAAACGTATCTGATTGCCCTTAAGCTGGCTCAGTATGTGTTTCTTTCCCGCAGGGGACAGGCATGTCCGATCCTTCTGCTGGACGATATTTTCGATAAACTGGATGCCGATCGGGTGGAGCAGATCGTCAAGTTGGTGAGCGGTGACCAGTTCGGGCAGATCTTCATTACCGATACGAACCGGAAATACCTGGACGCCATCCTGCAATCGATTAATCACGGCTACGCTCTGTTCAGGGTCGAACAGGGCGAAGTACAACCAATGGAGGAGGCGGAATGATGCACCGGAATGCACAGACGTTAGGCGATGCGATCCGGGAGTTTTTTGAAGACAATGCCGAGTTGCGGGGGAAGATACAGGAAATTCGTGTCTTGCGGGCTTGGGGAGAGATATTGGGACCGATGGTTGCACAGTACACGTGTAATATCTATATAAAAGACAAAGTGCTGCATGTTTCCCTCACTTCTTCCGTCCTGAGAAGTGAATTGGTCTTATGCCGAGAGCGTCTGGTAAAGAGCCTGAACGATTATGCCGGGGCGACAGTTATACAAGATATAGTGATCAGATAATCTCCTTTTCTGTTATGATCAGGTCCATTTTCCGGTCGAACGGTTCGACCGGTATTTGGTCTTTCAGTTGGAAATCGTAGCTGATTCCGATTTTAGGAACGTTCAGTGTGGAGAGCAAACGGTCGTAAAACCCTTTTCCCCGTCCGAGGCGGTTACGCTGCCGGTCGAAAGCTACGCCTGGAACAATGATCAGGTCTATTTCGTTTTCCGGTACGGCCACGCAATCTTCGGTCGGTTCCAAAATGCCGAAAGCACCGGCTTTGAGTGATTCCTTTCCTGAGTATAGGAGTAATTGGAGGTCATTCCCCTTTATAAGAGGGAGCAATAATTTCTTTTCCCGATACCATTTTTCAATCAGACCGGCTGTTTGCACCTCGCCAGAAATGGCGTGGTAAAGTGCTATGCATGAAGCTTGCCGGAAGAGATCCGTCTCTTCCAGCCGTTCCATTATCTTAGCAGAGAGATCCTGCAATGTAGTCTTCGTGTATGATCTCTTTAAGGAGGCCATATCCTCTCGAAGCGTTTGTTTGGCTTTGCGCAATTCCATTGGATGTATTGTTTTTGTTCTCCGGTGTCGGGAATGATTTGCCTTCGTTCAGAACTTTGATGGCACGTTTCAGTGTGATATCATCGTTCTGGAAGATAGGATAGAAGCCGGCTTCGTCGAAGAAGTTACGGACGATGTAGGCCTGGAGTTGTTTCTCGATCAGTTTGCCTGATATGTTGATCAGGTGCGGACGTTTCTTGATCCCTTTTGTTGCGGCATAGTTGGTGAAATCGGAAAGCAGCGGTTGCTGTTGCAGATATTGATACAAATCCTGATAGGTTTTGAAAGAAGACAACTTGTCGTAATTGCGATCCGAGTATTCGAGTGCATACAGGTTCAGCGTACCGGAATTGACTACGTTGGAGAAATAAGAAGTTACACCGCTTGTGTCACGCGGGATGAAGATATCCGGCATGATACCGCCACCACCGTAAACAGGGCGTCCCATTACAGTTTCGTATTTCTCGCTGTTGTTCAGCTTGATACTGTCGGCAGAGTCGAATTCACCGTGCATGAAGCGTTGGTAGATATCCTGTTCGTATTCGCTGTCTTTCCCTAATTCATACTTTTTCTGGATACAACGTCCCGACGGAGTGTAATAACGTGCGATCGTCAGACGGATTTCCGAGCCGTCACTTAACTGGATAGGAGATTGGACCAAGCCTTTGCCGAAAGTACGGCGGCCGATGATCAGCCCGCGGTCGTTATCCTGGATAGCCCCGGAGAAGATTTCGCTGGCGGAAGCCGAGAACTCGTCTGTCAGGACTACGATCGGAGCATCCTGGCAAGTGCCTGTGCCGTTCGTATAGACATCGTTGCGTGGGAATGCTTTTCCTTCCGTATATACGATCAGTCGACCTTCCGGCATAAATTCGTTTACCATATTGATGGCGGCGTCCATATAACCGCCCGTGTTACCGCGGAGGTCGATCACGAATGAGGTGCAGCCAGCCTGCTTCAGCTTGGCGATTGCCGTAATAAACTCGTTATAAGTGGTACGGCCGAATTTGCTTACTTTGATGTAACCGATTCCTTTGCTTACCTCGTAAGACACA
Proteins encoded in this region:
- a CDS encoding tetratricopeptide repeat protein, whose amino-acid sequence is MATKEKDTNKELEVEEIVSRSEQFIENNSKKIIYGIIALALVVGAVLGIKHGYLIPQEKKAAAAMFKGEQYFAKDSFNLALNGNGADYEGFEAIIDQYGSTSAGNLAKAYAGICYFKMGENEKALDLLKSFSGSDDMISPAITGLIGDCYVNMGNVKEGISYFEKAAKQASNEVISPTYLKKAGIAYESLKQYGDAVKAYTTIKEKYFNSMEASDIDKYITRASALNK
- the recF gene encoding DNA replication/repair protein RecF (All proteins in this family for which functions are known are DNA-binding proteins that assist the filamentation of RecA onto DNA for the initiation of recombination or recombinational repair.); the encoded protein is MILKKLSILNYKNILQAEVSFSPDINCFFGNNGMGKTNLLDAVHYLSFCKSHINTPDSQLINNGQDMCVLQGNYDYEGREEEIFCAIRRRQRKQFKRNKKEYDKLSEHIGLLPLVMVSPADSELIQGGSEERRRFLDVIISQQDKPYLHALIQYNKALLQRNSLLKDQCTDASLYEVLEMQLDMYGRMVYEKRQMLVNDFIPIFNEYYQTICRSTEQVGLRYISQLEKGNLSDMLAANRERDRILGYTSTGIHKDELEMTLNDYLIRRVGSQGQNKTYLIALKLAQYVFLSRRGQACPILLLDDIFDKLDADRVEQIVKLVSGDQFGQIFITDTNRKYLDAILQSINHGYALFRVEQGEVQPMEEAE
- a CDS encoding DUF721 domain-containing protein, giving the protein MMHRNAQTLGDAIREFFEDNAELRGKIQEIRVLRAWGEILGPMVAQYTCNIYIKDKVLHVSLTSSVLRSELVLCRERLVKSLNDYAGATVIQDIVIR
- a CDS encoding 5-formyltetrahydrofolate cyclo-ligase gives rise to the protein MASLKRSYTKTTLQDLSAKIMERLEETDLFRQASCIALYHAISGEVQTAGLIEKWYREKKLLLPLIKGNDLQLLLYSGKESLKAGAFGILEPTEDCVAVPENEIDLIIVPGVAFDRQRNRLGRGKGFYDRLLSTLNVPKIGISYDFQLKDQIPVEPFDRKMDLIITEKEII
- a CDS encoding S41 family peptidase, which produces MDKNKRLAVWLPVIIALSVALGIFVGNHYLRLTQGKRHIYSSGNKINAILDIIDEQYVDTVNMKQLVEDAIPKVFSELDPHSVYIPAKDAQRVNEDLEGSFSGIGVSFNMQTDTILVINVIPGGPSEKAGLKPFDRIITINDSLYAGNKSDQEVIMKTLRGAKNSTVKLGVKRKNEPELLYFDVTRGDVPVSSVDVSYEVSKGIGYIKVSKFGRTTYNEFITAIAKLKQAGCTSFVIDLRGNTGGYMDAAINMVNEFMPEGRLIVYTEGKAFPRNDVYTNGTGTCQDAPIVVLTDEFSASASEIFSGAIQDNDRGLIIGRRTFGKGLVQSPIQLSDGSEIRLTIARYYTPSGRCIQKKYELGKDSEYEQDIYQRFMHGEFDSADSIKLNNSEKYETVMGRPVYGGGGIMPDIFIPRDTSGVTSYFSNVVNSGTLNLYALEYSDRNYDKLSSFKTYQDLYQYLQQQPLLSDFTNYAATKGIKKRPHLINISGKLIEKQLQAYIVRNFFDEAGFYPIFQNDDITLKRAIKVLNEGKSFPTPENKNNTSNGIAQSQTNASRGYGLLKEIIHEDYIAGSLC